One window of Paroedura picta isolate Pp20150507F chromosome 2, Ppicta_v3.0, whole genome shotgun sequence genomic DNA carries:
- the ALKBH1 gene encoding nucleic acid dioxygenase ALKBH1, translated as MAAGSVAAREGGEDAFRQLFRFYRRWESSDATGVIDFSKPAGRQVVSSPLILSSVSDQDASRAGLKPVSSWKAYGLANYPGFIFIPNPFLPGCQRHWVKQGLKQYTQKPNVCNLDLHMSSKDTADLWGKSQQQLRNKCSSKLEPKSLLEKLRWVTLGYHYNWNTKKYSADHHTSFPSDLAFLSKQVAKACGFPSFQAEAGILNYYHLDSSLGIHVDESELDHSQPLLSFSFGQSSIFLLGGLKRDEAPVAMFIHSGDMMVMSGFSRLLYHAVPRVLPNLEGKPVPSCLELPLPADLPADSVIEPCSQDDWQVCAKYLQRSRINMTIRQVLAEGQSFPTESGMENKLDVLSKGSYHEENSEIKRHKPDLDS; from the exons ATGGCGGCGGGGTCGGTAGCCGCACGGGAAGGTGGGGAGGATGCCTTCCGCCAGCTTTTTCGCTTTTACCGCCGGTGGGAAAGCTCGGACGCGACGGGGGTGATTGATTTCTCGAAGCCTGCCGGGCGACAG GTGGTCAGTTCTCCCCTCATTCTTTCTTCAGTAAGTGATCAAGATGCCAGCAGAGCAGGGTTGAAGCCAGTTAGCTCATGGAAAGCCTATGGTCTGGCTAATTATCCAG GGTTTATATTTATCCCAAATCCCTTCCTTCCGGGCTGCCAGCGCCACTGGGTGAAACAGGGTCTCAAACAGTACACTCAGAAACCCAACGTATGCAATTTGGATTTGCACATGTCTTCTAAGGATACTGCAGATCTTTGGGGAAAGAGTCAGCAGCAGCTGAG AAACAAATGTTCCAGCAAACTAGAGCCAAAAAGTTTACTGGAGAAGCtgcgctgggtgactttgggatacCATTATAATTGGAATACCAAG AAATACTCAGCTGATCACCATACCTCCTTTCCATCAGACCTGGCTTTCCTTTCAAAGCAAGTGGCGAAAGCTTGTGGGTTTCCAAGCTTCCAAGCAGAAGCAGGGATCCTGAATTATTATCACCTTGATTCTTCTCTGGGAATTCACGTGGATGAGTCTGAACTGGACCATTCTCAACCGCTCCTATCATTCAG TTTTGGACAATCATCCATATTTTTGCTGGGAGGGCTGAAACGAGATGAAGCCCCCGTGGCTATGTTTATACACAGTGGAGACATGATGGTCATGTCTGGCTTCAGCCGCCTGCTATATCATGCAGTTCCCAGAGTTCTGCCCAATCTCGAGGGGAAACCTGTGCCTTCTTGCCTGGAGCTGCCTCTCCCTGCTGACCTTCCTGCGGATTCAGTTATTGAGCCCTGCTCTCAAGATGATTGGCAAGTCTGTGCCAAATATTTGCAAAGATCCCGCATCAACATGACCATCAGGCAAGTTCTGGCTGAAGGCCAGAGCTTCCCAACTGAATCTGGGATGGAGAATAAACTGGATGTTCTTTCCAAAGGTTCCTATCATGAAGAGAACAGTGAAATCAAAAGGCACAAACCTGATCTAGACAGCTGA
- the SLIRP gene encoding SRA stem-loop-interacting RNA-binding protein, mitochondrial, with translation MATGGASRRVFELFVLRVPWTASANEVRQYFSQFGTVRKCTLPFDKETGFHKGLSWVGFTKDEDLRNALQKENHILEGVKLEIKLQRRKDFSHEPSDRSADNH, from the exons ATGGCgacgggaggcgcttcgcggcggGTGTTCGAGCTGTTCGTGCTTCGCGTGCCTTGGACTGCCTCGGCAA ATGAAGTAAGACAATATTTTAGCCAATTTGGTACTGTGAGAAAATGTACACTGCCATTT GATAAAGAAACAGGTTTCCACAAAGGTTTATCTTGGGTTGGATTTACCAAAGATGAAGACCTAAGGAATGCTTTGCAGAAAGAAAATCATATCCTGGAAGGAGTTAAG CTTGAAATTAAACTtcaaagaagaaaagatttttcacacgAACCATCAGACAGAAGTGCTGACAACCATTAA